From bacterium:
GCTGGTATCCCAGGGGATCACAGCCACGCAAGAGATTCGTCGACGCCTGCCGCAAACGGCGCGCAGCGATTTGTGTCCACAAATCCATCGGGAACAGATTCACCGCCGGCAGGTTGGCGCGAAAGGCGCGCACTGGCCGGGCCTCCAGACCTGGGAAGAGGGCCACGCGCCTGCCATAGTCCGAGATGCTGCGCCGTGGTTTCCTCAGGTTCGCTCCGGGCACGCGCGCCGCACGCGGCACGTGCAGCAACTCTTCGGGCAGGACTTTGCTGACATACGTGCCAGAGCCAACACTGCCTTCCAGATAGCCTTCGGACTTGAGTTGTTCAAACGCGTTGACAATCGTGCCTCGTGACAAGCGATACTGGCCGGCAAGCTCGCGCGTGCTGGGAAGTCGCACGCCGGGTCGCAGGCGGCCAGTGAGGATTTCAGCACGCAGGGCCGTGTAGAGCCAGCGGTGCGCAGGCGTTCCCGGCGCGCGTCCGGGCAGCATCAGCTCGAAAGTCGTGGTGCGTTTTGCCATGAAAAGTGGTACAGTGAAAATAAGATAAATGGTTCTTTTTGATTGGTCAGCTTCTACCTATACTGGGCCGGGTTTCGAAAGTTCCGGAGGCGCAAAAAATCGTCCGGACCGGGACGGCCCAATCGCAATAATTGCTTTGCACCATTCACTCACAGGAGTACCCATGAAAACACGTCTCCACTACGCGAAAGCCGCGCCGGGTGTTTATCAAGCCATGGATGCCCTCGATCAGTATCTCAGTACCTGCGGCTTGGAAGAAGCCCTGCTGCATCTGGTTCGGCTGCGAGCCTCGCAGATCAACGGATGCGCCTATTGCCTGGATATGCACTGGAAGGATTTGCGCGCGCTTGGCGATAATGAGCAGCGCCTGTATTCGTTGGATGCCTGGCGCGAATGCCCGTACTACAGCGAGCGTGAACGCGCGGCGCTGGCGTGGACCGAGGCCGTGACCATGATCTCCAACGGCCACGTTGCTGAGGCCATCTATGCAGAGGTGCGCCCGCATTTCAGCGAGAAGGAATTGGCAGACTTGACGCTTGCAGTTGCCGCCATCAATGCGTGGAACCGGCTGTCGATTGCAGCGCGGCTCGTACCCGGAGACTATCAACCGGCCAAGCCGGCGCGCTGAAAAGAGGTAATCGGGAGCGCGGATTCTCTTGTCCGTGAGCTGCCGACGGCGAAGAGAACTCGCGCTCCTTTGTTCTCACCAGGGCGGCCAGTGCGGCGCAGGGTCGCCCTCCCTGGTTACCCGCCTTGCGCCAGACAGCCGGCAGCGGA
This genomic window contains:
- a CDS encoding carboxymuconolactone decarboxylase family protein → MKTRLHYAKAAPGVYQAMDALDQYLSTCGLEEALLHLVRLRASQINGCAYCLDMHWKDLRALGDNEQRLYSLDAWRECPYYSERERAALAWTEAVTMISNGHVAEAIYAEVRPHFSEKELADLTLAVAAINAWNRLSIAARLVPGDYQPAKPAR